Proteins from a genomic interval of Kitasatospora herbaricolor:
- a CDS encoding TetR/AcrR family transcriptional regulator: protein MPTGVAIRDAREQLFDAAERVLLRSGPNALTSRAVTTEAGCAKGVLHRHFADFDAFLAELVLDRTARIDGQSAALRARAGEGTVTGNLTEALATLFESVAVAVVGLVISRDELRARLRPQVPAGVPLLAEATTMIATYLAAEREVGRIAADADVDTVAPTLIGAGHLLFAGATGAPPGSEVLSRTVATVLAGVLPRPTG, encoded by the coding sequence ATGCCGACGGGGGTAGCCATCCGCGACGCGCGCGAGCAGCTGTTCGACGCCGCCGAGCGCGTCCTGCTGCGCAGCGGGCCCAACGCACTGACCAGCCGGGCGGTCACCACCGAGGCGGGCTGCGCCAAGGGCGTCCTGCACCGGCACTTCGCCGACTTCGACGCCTTCCTCGCCGAACTCGTGCTCGACCGCACCGCCCGGATCGACGGGCAGTCCGCCGCGCTGCGCGCCCGGGCGGGCGAGGGCACCGTCACCGGCAACCTCACCGAGGCGCTGGCCACCCTGTTCGAATCGGTCGCGGTGGCCGTCGTCGGCCTGGTCATCTCCCGGGACGAGCTCCGGGCCAGGCTCCGCCCGCAGGTGCCGGCCGGCGTCCCGCTGCTCGCCGAGGCCACCACGATGATCGCCACGTACCTCGCCGCCGAGCGGGAGGTGGGCCGGATCGCCGCGGACGCGGACGTCGACACCGTCGCCCCCACCCTGATCGGGGCCGGCCACCTGCTCTTCGCCGGCGCCACCGGTGCGCCGCCCGGGAGCGAGGTGCTCAGCAGGACCGTCGCCACCGTCCTCGCGGGGGTGCTGCCGCGCCCGACGGGCTGA
- a CDS encoding damage-control phosphatase ARMT1 family protein, with the protein MSPAPTIRSDVPGSFPWSVFHERHPKLVQQVLDALPYGPAERAAVEDLLAESTTGLLRPLTDDGDDHGLWLEWGRDVWGTPWGEAPFLWAESYFYRRLLAATGYFGSGAWRGVDPFAPFKDAELAGPAVDEELAALGELRGLAPAQRTEALLASALWGNRADLGFGLTAAPVAGRPAGLVADDSRLLFAAPAAAGRGRVCLVADNAGRELLPDLVLVDHLLTEALAAEVVLYVKPYPYYVSDATMADVLAALRRLRSSPEPEAGRAGQRLWQAMHTRRLVVRTHPFFCAPLPYRDMPPDLRAEFAGAAVTVLKGDLNYRRLVGDQLWPAITPFAGAAGHFPSPVAALRTLKSDVVVGLDERVVTDLDAYGAPWRTSGTHALIQVHGMP; encoded by the coding sequence GTGTCACCGGCGCCCACCATCCGCAGCGACGTCCCCGGCTCCTTCCCCTGGAGCGTCTTCCACGAGCGCCACCCGAAGCTCGTCCAGCAGGTGCTCGACGCGCTGCCCTACGGACCCGCCGAACGGGCTGCGGTCGAGGACCTGCTCGCGGAAAGCACCACCGGCCTGCTGCGGCCGCTGACCGACGACGGCGACGACCACGGACTCTGGCTGGAGTGGGGCCGGGACGTCTGGGGCACCCCCTGGGGCGAGGCGCCGTTCCTCTGGGCCGAGAGCTACTTCTACCGCCGGCTGCTGGCGGCCACCGGCTACTTCGGGTCGGGCGCCTGGCGCGGGGTCGATCCGTTCGCCCCCTTCAAGGACGCCGAACTGGCCGGGCCGGCGGTCGACGAGGAGCTCGCGGCCCTGGGCGAGCTGCGGGGGCTCGCACCCGCGCAGCGGACGGAGGCCCTGCTGGCCTCGGCCCTCTGGGGCAACCGCGCGGACCTCGGCTTCGGTCTCACGGCCGCCCCGGTGGCGGGCCGCCCGGCGGGGCTGGTCGCGGACGACAGCCGGCTGCTGTTCGCGGCGCCGGCCGCCGCGGGGCGGGGGCGGGTCTGCCTGGTCGCGGACAACGCCGGCCGCGAACTGCTGCCGGACCTCGTCCTGGTCGACCACCTGCTCACCGAGGCCCTGGCCGCCGAGGTGGTGCTCTACGTGAAGCCGTACCCGTACTACGTGTCCGACGCGACCATGGCCGACGTCCTGGCCGCGCTCCGGCGGCTGCGCTCCTCGCCCGAGCCCGAGGCCGGGCGGGCCGGCCAGCGGCTCTGGCAGGCCATGCACACCCGCCGGCTGGTCGTCCGCACCCATCCGTTCTTCTGCGCGCCGCTGCCCTACCGGGACATGCCGCCGGATCTGCGGGCCGAGTTCGCGGGCGCGGCGGTGACGGTCCTCAAGGGCGACCTCAACTACCGCCGGCTGGTCGGCGACCAGCTCTGGCCCGCCATCACCCCGTTCGCCGGCGCGGCCGGTCACTTCCCCTCCCCCGTCGCGGCCTTGCGTACGCTGAAGTCGGACGTGGTGGTCGGCCTGGACGAACGGGTGGTGACCGACCTGGACGCCTACGGCGCCCCGTGGCGGACCAGCGGCACGCACGCCCTGATCCAGGTGCACGGCATGCCGTGA